A DNA window from Pseudomonas sp. B21-056 contains the following coding sequences:
- a CDS encoding AraC family transcriptional regulator — protein MQMKVIDPTYELALVSPFLLQTLAEVVADKGFNAASLCRGLGFGLDDLQDPAQRISHRQAVVMIQRALKLLPDQGLGLWVGDRNVLGTLGLLGHVLSLCETLRDAFALGIRYQHTTGGIAVTSVEEAADRIMVDATCRLPFAEVQVFAVEEFFASLMVYGRALAGADFRPQAVEFMHAAPSYASEYQRILGPDVRFGCRYNRMLIDVRWLDVRLPNHHPLALRQALALLDQEAAEVHQKIDLIQAVERAIARDLTRGSHIEKIAGDLNMSSRTLRRRLTEHNLTFETLLEQVRRGRTLSLLANPELSIERITEEVGYSDVRSFRRAFRRWTGMSPSAFRNEGAEARL, from the coding sequence ATGCAGATGAAAGTCATCGACCCCACCTATGAGCTGGCGCTGGTTTCGCCATTCCTGCTGCAAACCCTGGCCGAAGTCGTGGCGGACAAAGGGTTCAATGCCGCCAGCCTGTGTCGCGGCCTGGGGTTCGGCCTCGACGACCTGCAGGATCCCGCCCAGCGCATATCCCATCGACAGGCCGTGGTCATGATTCAACGGGCACTCAAGCTGCTGCCGGACCAGGGGCTGGGATTGTGGGTCGGCGACCGCAACGTGCTCGGCACCCTGGGGCTGCTGGGGCATGTGTTGTCGCTGTGCGAAACCCTACGCGATGCCTTTGCCCTGGGGATTCGCTATCAACACACCACCGGCGGCATCGCCGTGACCAGTGTCGAAGAAGCCGCGGACCGGATCATGGTCGACGCAACCTGCCGCTTGCCCTTCGCCGAGGTCCAGGTGTTTGCGGTCGAAGAATTCTTCGCCAGCCTGATGGTCTACGGCCGGGCGCTGGCGGGCGCGGATTTCAGGCCACAGGCCGTGGAGTTCATGCACGCGGCGCCCTCCTACGCCTCGGAGTACCAACGGATCCTGGGGCCGGATGTGCGCTTCGGTTGCCGCTACAATCGCATGCTGATCGACGTCCGCTGGCTGGACGTGCGCCTGCCCAATCATCACCCGCTGGCTTTGCGTCAGGCCTTGGCCTTGCTGGACCAGGAAGCGGCCGAGGTCCACCAGAAGATCGACCTGATCCAGGCGGTGGAGCGGGCGATTGCCCGGGACCTGACCCGGGGCAGCCACATCGAGAAAATCGCCGGCGACCTCAACATGAGCAGCCGCACCCTGCGACGACGCCTGACCGAGCACAACCTGACGTTCGAAACCTTGCTCGAACAAGTGCGCCGCGGCCGGACGCTGAGCTTGCTGGCCAATCCCGAGCTGTCCATCGAGCGCATCACCGAAGAGGTCGGCTACAGCGACGTGCGCAGTTTCCGCCGGGCCTTCCGGCGTTGGACCGGAATGAGCCCCAGTGCTTTTCGCAACGAGGGTGCCGAAGCTCGGCTCTAA
- a CDS encoding ABC transporter permease codes for MNRSYARWLLRAASLLLCLLFWQLASNGHWDLGLVTFANVPTPMAVAQAAFGLGESGSLARHLGSSLGRVFAGYGAAVLIGVAAGLAIGRSKWAEDLLLPPLEVLRPIPAVAWIPLAILMFPSSELSMVFITFTGALFPVLLNTVHGVEGVDRRLIASAKSLGAGRWAILLEVILPGAAPSIITGLAIGMGTSWFCLVTAEMIAGQYGIGYYTWASYTVQNYADIVVGMLLIGVLGMGSSVLIKRLGGLFTPWHRPRGKA; via the coding sequence TTGAATCGATCTTACGCACGCTGGCTCCTGCGAGCCGCTTCCCTGTTGCTCTGCTTGCTGTTCTGGCAACTTGCATCCAACGGCCACTGGGACCTCGGCCTGGTGACCTTCGCCAATGTCCCGACGCCCATGGCTGTGGCCCAGGCCGCGTTCGGCCTGGGCGAGTCGGGCAGCCTTGCCCGGCACCTGGGCAGCAGCCTGGGCCGGGTCTTTGCCGGTTATGGCGCGGCGGTGCTGATCGGTGTGGCCGCGGGCCTTGCCATCGGCCGTTCGAAATGGGCGGAAGACCTGCTGTTGCCACCGCTGGAAGTCCTGCGCCCGATCCCTGCTGTGGCCTGGATTCCCCTGGCGATCCTGATGTTTCCCTCGTCGGAGTTGTCGATGGTGTTCATCACCTTCACCGGCGCGCTGTTTCCGGTCCTGCTCAACACCGTGCACGGCGTCGAAGGGGTGGACCGGCGGCTGATCGCGTCGGCGAAAAGCCTGGGGGCCGGGCGTTGGGCGATCCTGCTGGAAGTAATTTTGCCGGGCGCCGCGCCGAGCATCATCACCGGCCTGGCCATCGGCATGGGCACGTCCTGGTTCTGCCTGGTGACGGCGGAGATGATCGCCGGCCAGTACGGCATCGGCTACTACACCTGGGCTTCCTACACCGTGCAGAACTACGCCGACATCGTGGTCGGCATGCTGCTCATCGGTGTGCTGGGTATGGGCAGCAGTGTGTTGATCAAGCGCCTGGGCGGGCTGTTCACGCCTTGGCATCGACCCCGAGGAAAAGCCTGA
- a CDS encoding transporter — MNPIRTTFALQMTLGLACSGALPVLATENGVDNIGPGTDGFFVLPLEVDSLPDNMVAFNLYYNHYKARKFNISSLGGKVPGVEIESTAVIPRIDYLSPLRVAGGRLGIYVAQPWLKQEVALFGMSDTREGMGDTTISPIVLWDMGKNLTLAAAVEITVPTGEYSPDRLANTSNNFYTYKPLFSFTWLPTEDTEVSMKTTYSFNERNKDTDYRSGQIFHFDYSASYRLTDNLRVGLNGYYLKQTTDDKQFGRTVQFAGQDVDDGVRGQVFAIGPALHLTFLKYASAEIRWAKEFDVENRPEGEMLWAKLSIPFEL; from the coding sequence ATGAACCCGATCCGCACGACGTTCGCCTTGCAAATGACCCTCGGCCTGGCCTGCAGCGGCGCGCTGCCCGTCCTGGCCACCGAAAACGGAGTCGACAACATCGGTCCTGGCACCGACGGCTTTTTCGTGCTGCCGCTGGAGGTCGACAGCCTTCCGGACAACATGGTCGCGTTCAACCTCTACTACAACCATTACAAGGCCCGTAAATTCAACATCAGCTCGCTGGGCGGGAAAGTGCCGGGGGTCGAAATCGAGTCCACGGCGGTGATCCCGCGCATCGACTACCTGAGCCCACTGCGGGTTGCCGGCGGGCGACTGGGAATCTACGTCGCCCAGCCCTGGCTCAAGCAGGAAGTCGCGTTGTTCGGCATGAGCGATACCCGCGAAGGCATGGGCGATACCACCATCTCACCGATCGTGCTCTGGGACATGGGCAAGAACCTGACCCTGGCCGCCGCCGTGGAAATCACCGTGCCTACCGGCGAATACAGTCCCGACCGACTGGCCAACACCAGCAATAATTTCTACACCTACAAACCGCTGTTTTCCTTCACCTGGCTGCCCACGGAAGACACCGAGGTGTCGATGAAAACCACCTACAGCTTCAATGAGAGGAACAAGGACACCGACTACCGCTCGGGGCAGATTTTCCACTTCGATTATTCCGCCAGTTACCGGCTGACCGACAACCTGAGGGTGGGGCTCAACGGCTACTACCTCAAGCAGACCACCGACGACAAACAGTTCGGTCGCACCGTGCAATTCGCCGGGCAGGACGTGGACGACGGCGTACGCGGCCAGGTCTTCGCCATCGGCCCGGCACTGCACCTGACCTTCCTCAAGTACGCCAGCGCCGAGATCCGCTGGGCCAAGGAGTTCGACGTGGAGAACCGCCCCGAAGGCGAGATGCTCTGGGCGAAGTTGAGTATTCCGTTTGAGCTATAA
- a CDS encoding HEAT repeat domain-containing protein translates to MTSLFESTDNDDILLLQPRLTDDDPGVRRIALIELADLEEPEGLSWLVGRLGQDPSAEVRAEAARLLEAWEDAPVVEALCQALTDPSSTVQAAAAQSLSLLKSEAAGRVILPWTAHGDIGVRVAAFRALRELRLVDAAAAAITALADSDAGVRREAVGVLGWLKHLDALPALARLASDDPDSEVRRAATGALGLASDAQVLPALCRALRDPVWSVREEAATTLGKVGHSEGGPALIEALDDDYWQVRLRATRSLGRLRHAPALQPLIDTLGHRISNLRKEAALALGELNDPGAMAALQAAQDDGDPEVRKAVRIALEQLR, encoded by the coding sequence ATGACCTCTCTATTCGAAAGCACTGACAACGACGACATTCTGCTCCTGCAACCACGGCTGACCGACGACGACCCCGGCGTGCGCCGTATTGCCCTGATTGAACTGGCTGACCTGGAAGAGCCAGAAGGCCTGTCATGGCTGGTGGGTCGCCTGGGCCAGGACCCCAGCGCCGAGGTGCGGGCCGAAGCTGCGCGCCTGCTTGAGGCCTGGGAAGACGCGCCGGTGGTCGAGGCCCTGTGCCAGGCCCTGACCGATCCGTCCTCGACCGTGCAGGCTGCTGCTGCCCAGAGCCTGAGCCTGCTCAAGAGCGAAGCGGCGGGGAGGGTGATCCTGCCCTGGACGGCCCATGGGGATATCGGCGTGCGCGTCGCCGCGTTCAGGGCCTTGCGCGAGCTGCGTCTGGTGGACGCGGCAGCGGCTGCGATCACGGCCCTGGCCGACAGCGATGCCGGTGTGCGCCGCGAAGCCGTTGGCGTACTGGGCTGGCTCAAGCACCTCGACGCCTTGCCGGCCCTGGCAAGGCTTGCCAGTGACGATCCGGACAGCGAAGTGCGCCGGGCGGCCACCGGCGCCCTTGGTCTGGCTTCGGACGCTCAGGTCTTGCCGGCGTTGTGCCGGGCGTTGCGGGATCCGGTCTGGTCGGTGCGCGAAGAGGCCGCCACTACCTTGGGCAAGGTCGGCCACAGCGAGGGCGGCCCGGCCCTGATCGAGGCCCTGGATGACGACTATTGGCAAGTGCGTCTGCGGGCCACCCGTAGCCTTGGCCGTTTGCGTCATGCCCCGGCCTTGCAGCCCTTGATCGATACCCTGGGGCATCGCATCAGCAACCTGCGCAAGGAAGCGGCCCTGGCGTTGGGGGAGCTGAATGATCCGGGGGCCATGGCGGCCTTGCAGGCTGCCCAGGACGATGGCGACCCCGAAGTGCGCAAAGCCGTGCGCATTGCCCTGGAGCAGTTGCGATGA
- a CDS encoding DUF971 domain-containing protein, whose translation MNPLAIGNSQDKGQLRLNWPDGREQRLDHAGLRRQCPCSQCRAFRLQGLTVRVDSRIRVVEVNAQGYGVQLVFSDGHERGIYPWAYLAGLEN comes from the coding sequence ATGAACCCGCTGGCGATTGGCAATTCCCAAGACAAGGGACAATTGCGCTTGAATTGGCCCGATGGTCGCGAACAACGACTGGACCACGCCGGACTGCGCCGCCAATGCCCATGCTCCCAGTGCCGGGCGTTTCGCCTGCAAGGGCTGACGGTACGGGTCGACTCGCGGATTCGGGTGGTTGAAGTCAATGCCCAGGGCTATGGGGTTCAGTTGGTCTTCAGTGATGGGCATGAGCGCGGGATTTACCCGTGGGCTTATCTGGCCGGACTTGAGAACTGA
- the imuA gene encoding translesion DNA synthesis-associated protein ImuA encodes MGAVVALDTLFNGGQVWKGRPAPPAASPQPTGHAALDAALPSGGWPEAALTEILIAAPGLGELQLVWPTLARLSAQGERIVLVAPPFVPYPQAWQSAGVDLSQLSVIRADERDALWAAEQCLRSGSCGAVLCWPRQADDRALRRLQVAAETGQTLAFAWRSIQEAINPSPAALRIAIDAGPGQLRVLKCRGGLARSAPIAFAHTLQTGH; translated from the coding sequence ATGGGCGCGGTCGTTGCGCTGGACACGCTGTTCAACGGCGGCCAGGTCTGGAAAGGCCGGCCTGCGCCCCCGGCCGCCAGCCCGCAACCCACCGGCCATGCCGCGCTGGACGCGGCGTTGCCCAGTGGTGGCTGGCCGGAAGCGGCGCTGACGGAAATCCTCATCGCCGCGCCGGGCCTGGGCGAGTTGCAACTGGTGTGGCCGACCCTGGCGCGACTGTCTGCGCAGGGAGAACGGATCGTGCTGGTGGCCCCGCCGTTCGTGCCCTATCCCCAGGCCTGGCAGAGCGCCGGGGTGGACCTGAGCCAACTGTCGGTGATCCGCGCCGATGAGCGCGATGCCCTGTGGGCCGCCGAACAATGCCTGCGTTCGGGCAGCTGTGGGGCGGTCCTGTGCTGGCCTCGCCAGGCCGATGATCGTGCCTTGCGCCGCCTGCAAGTGGCCGCGGAAACCGGCCAGACCCTGGCGTTCGCCTGGCGCTCGATCCAGGAAGCCATCAATCCCTCGCCGGCGGCCCTGCGCATCGCCATCGATGCCGGGCCCGGGCAATTGCGCGTGCTCAAGTGTCGGGGAGGACTGGCCCGTTCGGCGCCGATTGCCTTTGCCCACACCCTGCAAACAGGGCATTGA
- the lexA gene encoding transcriptional repressor LexA: MYSMTTLTPRRTAILTFIRERIADQGQSPSLAEISEAFGFASRSVARKHVLALTEAGFIEVNPHQARGIRLLNQPPRPELLDVPVLGRVAAGRPIGADAEVHDRLMLDPAIFTRAPDYLLRVQGDSMIGDGILDGDLVGVQRTPQASNGQIVVARLDGEVTIKRFERVGERVRLLPRNPAYQPIIVEADQDLAIEGVFCGLLRQG; encoded by the coding sequence ATGTACTCCATGACGACTCTCACCCCCCGCCGCACCGCCATCCTGACCTTCATCCGCGAACGCATCGCCGACCAGGGCCAGTCTCCCAGCCTCGCTGAAATCAGCGAGGCGTTCGGTTTTGCTTCCCGCAGCGTGGCGCGCAAGCATGTGCTGGCGTTGACCGAAGCCGGTTTCATCGAAGTCAATCCGCACCAGGCCCGGGGCATCCGCTTGCTGAACCAGCCGCCGCGTCCCGAGCTGCTCGACGTGCCGGTGTTGGGGCGAGTGGCTGCCGGCCGGCCGATCGGCGCCGATGCCGAGGTCCACGACCGCTTGATGCTGGACCCGGCGATCTTCACCAGGGCGCCGGATTACCTGCTGCGGGTCCAGGGCGACTCGATGATCGGCGACGGCATCCTCGACGGCGACCTGGTGGGTGTCCAGCGCACGCCCCAGGCGTCGAACGGGCAAATCGTGGTGGCGCGGCTCGACGGTGAAGTCACCATCAAGCGTTTCGAACGAGTCGGCGAGCGGGTGCGCTTGCTGCCGCGCAACCCGGCCTATCAGCCAATCATTGTCGAAGCCGACCAGGACCTGGCGATAGAAGGGGTGTTCTGTGGCCTGTTGAGGCAAGGCTGA
- a CDS encoding ABC transporter substrate-binding protein has protein sequence MLRAALAGLVLASLTLSAQAETIRIAIGTQDTTINCAAGGLLIRELGLLDKYLPHDGAYKDARYDIQWKNFTSGAPLTNEMVAGKLDFGAMADFPGAFNGVAFETAGKHSLFISVLSGSTQGSGNGIVVPSASGVQSLAELKGKTISVPFASTAHGMLLRAVAAQGWDPLKDVNIIAQPPEVAGSALQAGKIDAHADFVPFAELFPSRGFARKIYDGAQAGAPTFHGALVDQAYARKYPEIVVAYLRATIEANQLLAAEPEKYSELIAQVTGVDAEVNYLFHGPLGVQTRDLTWKPEYRQAVGTAIDTLKLLKKADRGLDLNTFIDDQYIRAAFKASNLDYAAQLANYAQTPLGSVDAATGQAITDFSRVAEIWVRGEPKVRHYASAQAAFAALASLKQEGKAIRAVYAQASDSGIKLLAEQAWFASDGKGRLSAFLLKGQAEQFAVQQGGKVLDFSEATAQSVAAR, from the coding sequence ATGTTGCGTGCAGCGTTGGCCGGTCTGGTACTGGCTTCATTGACCTTGTCTGCCCAGGCAGAAACCATCCGTATCGCCATCGGCACCCAGGACACCACCATCAACTGCGCCGCCGGCGGGTTGCTGATCCGTGAGCTGGGCCTGCTGGACAAATACCTGCCCCACGACGGCGCCTATAAAGATGCCCGGTACGACATCCAGTGGAAGAACTTCACCAGCGGTGCGCCGCTGACCAACGAGATGGTCGCCGGCAAACTGGACTTCGGCGCCATGGCCGATTTCCCCGGGGCGTTCAACGGCGTGGCGTTTGAAACCGCTGGCAAGCACAGCCTGTTCATCAGCGTGCTGTCAGGCAGTACCCAGGGCAGCGGCAACGGCATCGTCGTGCCCAGTGCCTCGGGCGTGCAGTCCCTGGCCGAGCTCAAGGGCAAGACCATTTCCGTGCCGTTTGCCTCCACCGCCCACGGCATGTTGCTGCGCGCCGTCGCGGCCCAGGGCTGGGATCCGCTCAAGGACGTGAACATCATCGCCCAGCCGCCGGAAGTCGCCGGCTCGGCCTTGCAGGCCGGCAAGATCGACGCCCACGCCGACTTCGTGCCGTTTGCCGAACTGTTCCCCAGCCGGGGCTTTGCCCGCAAGATCTACGACGGTGCCCAGGCCGGCGCGCCGACCTTCCATGGCGCGTTGGTGGACCAGGCCTATGCCAGGAAATACCCGGAAATCGTCGTCGCTTACCTGCGTGCGACCATTGAGGCCAACCAATTGCTCGCCGCCGAGCCGGAGAAGTACAGCGAGCTGATCGCCCAGGTCACGGGGGTGGATGCCGAGGTCAATTACCTGTTCCACGGACCGCTGGGCGTGCAGACCCGCGACCTGACCTGGAAGCCGGAATACCGGCAAGCCGTCGGCACCGCCATCGACACCCTCAAGCTGTTGAAGAAAGCCGATCGCGGCCTGGACCTCAATACCTTCATCGATGATCAGTACATCCGTGCCGCATTCAAGGCGTCGAACCTGGATTACGCCGCGCAACTGGCGAACTACGCCCAGACACCGCTGGGCTCTGTCGACGCCGCGACCGGCCAGGCAATCACCGACTTCAGTCGCGTGGCCGAGATCTGGGTGCGTGGCGAACCGAAAGTGCGCCATTACGCCTCGGCGCAAGCGGCCTTCGCCGCGCTGGCGAGTCTCAAGCAGGAAGGTAAGGCCATCCGTGCGGTCTATGCCCAGGCCAGTGACAGCGGGATCAAGTTATTGGCCGAGCAGGCGTGGTTTGCCAGTGATGGCAAGGGCCGGCTCAGTGCGTTCCTGTTGAAGGGCCAGGCCGAGCAATTTGCCGTGCAGCAGGGCGGCAAGGTGCTGGATTTCAGCGAAGCCACGGCCCAGTCGGTCGCTGCTCGATAA
- a CDS encoding ferredoxin family protein, whose product MAYQPQEIFFRSNAPVTVDEDKCIAHKGCTVCVDVCPMDLLAINPATQKAYMAFDECWYCMPCEKDCPTGAVKVEIPYLLR is encoded by the coding sequence ATGGCCTATCAACCCCAGGAAATCTTTTTCCGTTCCAATGCCCCCGTCACCGTGGACGAGGACAAATGCATCGCTCACAAAGGCTGCACCGTGTGCGTCGATGTCTGCCCCATGGACCTGCTGGCAATCAACCCGGCGACCCAGAAGGCCTACATGGCGTTCGATGAATGCTGGTACTGCATGCCGTGTGAAAAGGACTGCCCGACCGGTGCGGTGAAAGTGGAGATTCCTTACCTGCTGCGTTGA
- a CDS encoding ABC transporter ATP-binding protein: MSVMQTPEGRIDIRQLSIVLGQGAQAFEAVQGLDCQIEAGQFVCVLGPSGCGKSTLLGALAGHLQPRTGTLNVDGLPVSGPSPQRGMVFQQHTLFPWRRVRDNVAFGLKMRGLGKAERYRAADEILALVGLEGFAGHWPDQLSGGMQQRVEIARVLVNRPRLLLMDEPFGALDALTRLHMQELLLDIWTRIRTTVVFVTHDIDEALFLADRLLVMSPRPGRIIEDLRLDFARPRTTELVTNPEFTHLKRHCLELLRHEEGRQLPRLNPLGLPETSLPRFAL, translated from the coding sequence ATGAGTGTGATGCAAACGCCCGAAGGACGGATCGATATCCGTCAGCTGTCCATTGTCCTTGGCCAGGGTGCCCAGGCTTTCGAAGCCGTCCAGGGCCTCGATTGCCAGATCGAAGCGGGCCAGTTCGTCTGCGTCCTGGGACCGTCCGGTTGCGGCAAATCCACCTTGCTCGGCGCTTTGGCCGGGCATCTACAACCGCGTACCGGCACCCTGAATGTCGACGGCTTGCCGGTGTCCGGTCCGTCGCCCCAACGGGGCATGGTGTTCCAGCAACACACGTTATTTCCCTGGCGCCGTGTGCGTGACAACGTTGCCTTCGGCCTGAAGATGCGCGGCCTCGGCAAGGCCGAGCGATACCGCGCCGCCGATGAAATCCTGGCGCTGGTGGGGCTCGAAGGCTTTGCCGGGCATTGGCCGGACCAGCTCTCCGGGGGCATGCAGCAACGGGTGGAAATTGCCCGGGTGCTGGTCAATCGCCCGCGCTTGCTGCTGATGGACGAACCTTTCGGCGCGCTGGACGCCCTGACCCGGTTGCACATGCAGGAACTGCTGCTGGACATCTGGACCCGCATCCGCACCACGGTAGTGTTCGTCACCCACGACATTGATGAGGCGCTGTTCCTGGCTGATCGGTTGCTGGTGATGAGCCCGCGTCCCGGCCGAATCATCGAGGACCTGCGGCTGGATTTTGCCCGGCCTCGAACGACGGAGCTGGTGACCAATCCAGAGTTCACCCATTTGAAACGCCACTGCCTCGAGCTGCTGCGCCATGAAGAGGGCCGGCAATTGCCGCGCCTCAACCCTCTCGGGCTCCCTGAAACCTCCTTGCCGCGATTTGCCTTATGA
- a CDS encoding GntR family transcriptional regulator — translation MPDNVLALSSVPLHTQLRDVLRARILDGEYPQGSQMPSESELGALFSVSRITVRQALGDLQKEGLIFKIHGKGTFVAKPKTFQNVSTLQGLAESMTGRGFEVINRLRSFKFIPADKQVAERLGLVEGETVTQIKRVRLINREPVSLEITYLPKALGERLEKADLVTRDIFLILENDCALTLGHADLAIDAVLADSDLTQALEVEPGSPIMRIERLTHDAEGRPLDFEHLYYRGDAFQYRLRIDRQKGTQA, via the coding sequence ATGCCCGATAACGTACTTGCCCTCAGCAGCGTTCCGCTGCACACCCAACTGCGCGACGTGTTGCGCGCCCGCATCCTCGACGGTGAATACCCCCAAGGCAGCCAGATGCCCTCGGAAAGCGAGCTCGGCGCACTGTTCAGCGTCAGCCGCATCACCGTGCGCCAGGCCCTGGGGGATCTGCAGAAGGAAGGGCTGATTTTCAAGATCCACGGCAAAGGCACCTTCGTCGCCAAGCCCAAGACGTTCCAGAACGTCAGCACCCTCCAGGGCCTGGCCGAGTCCATGACCGGGCGCGGCTTCGAGGTGATCAACCGCCTGCGCAGTTTCAAGTTCATCCCGGCAGACAAACAAGTGGCCGAGCGCCTGGGACTGGTCGAAGGGGAGACGGTAACGCAGATCAAGCGGGTGCGACTGATCAACCGCGAGCCGGTGTCGCTGGAAATCACCTACCTGCCCAAGGCCCTCGGCGAGCGACTGGAAAAAGCCGACCTGGTGACCCGTGACATTTTCCTCATCCTGGAAAACGACTGCGCCCTGACCCTGGGGCACGCCGACCTCGCCATCGATGCGGTGCTGGCTGACAGCGACCTGACCCAGGCCCTGGAAGTCGAGCCGGGCTCGCCCATCATGCGCATCGAGCGCCTGACCCACGACGCCGAGGGCCGGCCGTTGGACTTCGAACACCTCTACTACCGCGGCGATGCTTTCCAGTACCGCCTGCGGATCGACCGGCAAAAAGGGACGCAAGCATGA
- a CDS encoding fumarate reductase/succinate dehydrogenase flavoprotein subunit: MTHSAVTGSTLEQEYDIVVIGGGTAGPMAAIKAKERNRDLRVLLVDKANVKRSGAISMGMDGLNNAIIPGHSTPEQYTKEITIANDGIVNQAAVYAYATHSFETIEQLDRWGVKFEKDETGDYAVKKVHHMGAYVLPMPEGHDIKKVLYRQLKRARVSITNRLVCTRLLTDAEGAVNGVMGFDCRSADFHVIKAKAVILCCGAAGRLGLPASGYLMGTYENPTNAGDGYAMAYHAGAELANLECFQINPLIKDYNGPACAYVTGPLGGYTANNKGERFIECDYWSGQMMWEFHQELEGGNGPVFLKLDHLAEETIQNIEEILHSNERPSRGQFHANRGTDYRTHMVEMHISEIGFCSGHSASGVWVNERAETSVKGLYSAGDMAAVPHNYMLGAFTYGWFAGNNAADFVAGKDFSALDAGQIEREKARVYAPLMREHGLPPAQVEYKLRRFVNDYLQPPKVTKKMQIGLQRFSDIQRDLDQIKAHNAHELMRAMEVSVIRDCAEMAARASLFRAESRWGLYHYRVDHPQRNDSEWFCHSHLKKGDDGVMTSFKKPVEPYIIALDAEELQAYDRLRVDASAA; the protein is encoded by the coding sequence ATGACCCACAGCGCTGTGACTGGAAGCACCCTGGAACAGGAATACGACATCGTCGTCATCGGCGGTGGCACCGCCGGCCCCATGGCGGCGATCAAGGCCAAGGAGCGCAACCGTGATTTGCGCGTGCTGTTGGTGGACAAGGCCAACGTCAAGCGCAGTGGCGCCATCAGCATGGGCATGGACGGCCTGAACAACGCGATCATTCCCGGCCACTCCACACCCGAGCAGTACACCAAGGAAATCACCATCGCCAACGACGGCATCGTCAATCAGGCGGCGGTGTACGCCTATGCGACCCACAGCTTCGAAACGATAGAGCAACTGGACCGCTGGGGGGTGAAGTTCGAGAAGGATGAAACCGGCGACTACGCGGTGAAAAAGGTCCACCACATGGGCGCCTATGTGCTGCCGATGCCGGAAGGGCACGACATCAAGAAAGTCCTGTATCGCCAATTGAAACGGGCGCGGGTGAGCATCACCAACCGGCTGGTCTGCACCCGCTTGCTGACGGATGCCGAGGGCGCGGTGAACGGTGTGATGGGCTTCGATTGCCGCAGCGCCGACTTCCATGTGATCAAGGCCAAGGCCGTCATCCTGTGCTGCGGCGCAGCGGGGCGCCTGGGCTTGCCGGCCTCCGGCTACCTGATGGGTACTTATGAGAACCCCACCAATGCCGGGGACGGCTATGCGATGGCCTATCACGCCGGTGCCGAGCTGGCGAACCTGGAGTGCTTCCAGATCAACCCGTTGATCAAGGATTACAACGGCCCGGCCTGCGCCTACGTCACCGGTCCCCTGGGTGGCTACACCGCCAACAACAAGGGCGAACGCTTCATCGAGTGCGACTACTGGAGCGGGCAGATGATGTGGGAGTTCCACCAGGAGCTTGAAGGCGGCAATGGCCCGGTGTTCCTCAAACTCGATCACCTGGCCGAGGAAACCATCCAGAACATCGAGGAAATTCTGCACAGCAACGAGCGGCCCAGCCGTGGCCAGTTCCACGCCAACCGTGGCACCGACTACCGCACGCATATGGTGGAAATGCACATTTCCGAGATCGGTTTTTGCAGCGGCCATTCGGCGTCGGGCGTGTGGGTGAACGAGCGCGCCGAGACCTCGGTCAAGGGTCTGTACTCGGCCGGCGACATGGCGGCGGTGCCGCACAACTACATGCTCGGTGCGTTTACCTACGGTTGGTTTGCCGGCAACAACGCGGCAGACTTCGTCGCCGGCAAGGACTTCTCGGCGCTGGATGCCGGGCAGATCGAACGGGAAAAGGCCCGCGTCTACGCACCGCTGATGCGCGAGCATGGCCTGCCGCCGGCCCAGGTGGAATACAAGCTGCGGCGCTTTGTGAACGATTACCTGCAACCGCCGAAGGTCACCAAAAAGATGCAGATCGGCCTGCAACGCTTCAGCGACATCCAGCGCGACCTGGACCAGATCAAGGCCCACAACGCTCACGAGTTGATGCGTGCCATGGAGGTCAGCGTGATCCGCGATTGCGCCGAAATGGCCGCCCGGGCCTCGCTGTTTCGCGCTGAAAGCCGTTGGGGGCTGTACCACTATCGGGTCGATCACCCGCAACGCAACGACAGCGAGTGGTTCTGCCACAGCCATTTGAAGAAAGGCGACGACGGCGTGATGACCTCATTCAAGAAACCCGTCGAGCCGTACATCATCGCCCTCGATGCCGAAGAGCTGCAGGCCTACGACCGGCTGCGGGTCGACGCCAGCGCGGCGTGA